In Dama dama isolate Ldn47 chromosome 20, ASM3311817v1, whole genome shotgun sequence, a single window of DNA contains:
- the LOC133040792 gene encoding histone H3, with the protein MARTKQTARKSTGGKAPRKQLATKAARKSAPATGGVKKPHRYRPGTVALREIRRYQKSTELLIRKLPFQRLVREIAQDFKTDLRFQSSAVMALQEASEAYLVGLFEDTNLCAIHAKRVTIMPKDIQLARRIRGERA; encoded by the coding sequence ATGGCGCGTACGAAGCAGACTGCCCGCAAGTCCACCGGTGGCAAGGCCCCGCGGAAGCAGCTGGCCACCAAGGCGGCTCGCAAGAGCGCGCCGGCCACGGGCGGCGTCAAGAAGCCGCACCGCTACCGGCCGGGTACCGTGGCCCTGCGGGAGATCCGGCGCTACCAGAAGTCGACCGAGCTGCTGATCCGCAAGCTGCCGTTCCAGCGGCTGGTGCGCGAGATCGCGCAGGACTTCAAGACGGACCTGCGCTTCCAGAGCTCGGCCGTGATGGCGCTGCAGGAGGCGAGCGAGGCCTACCTGGTGGGGCTGTTTGAAGACACGAACCTGTGCGCCATCCACGCCAAGCGCGTGACCATCATGCCCAAAGACATCCAGCTGGCTCGCCGCATTCGCGGGGAGCGGGCTTAA
- the LOC133040158 gene encoding histone H2B type 2-F produces the protein MPDPAKSAPAPKKGSKKAVTKVQKKDGKKRKRSRKESYSVYVYKVLKQVHPDTGISSKAMGIMNSFVNDIFERIAGEASRLAHYNKRSTITSREIQTAVRLLLPGELAKHAVSEGTKAVTKYTSSK, from the coding sequence ATGCCGGATCCAGCAAAATCTGCTCCTGCGCCTAAAAAAGGTTCTAAAAAAGCTGTCACGAAAGTGCAGAAGAAGGACGGCAAGAAGCGCAAGCGCAGCCGCAAGGAAAGCTATTCCGTTTACGTGTATAAAGTGCTGAAACAGGTGCACCCGGACACCGGCATTTCGTCCAAAGCTATGGGCATCATGAATTCCTTCGTCAATGATATCTTCGAGCGCATTGCTGGGGAAGCGTCGCGCCTGGCGCATTACAACAAGCGCTCGACCATTACTTCCCGAGAGATCCAGACGGCGGTGCGCCTGCTGCTGCCCGGCGAGCTGGCCAAGCACGCCGTGTCCGAGGGCACCAAGGCGGTCACCAAGTACACCAGCTCCAAGTAA